The stretch of DNA CGTTCACGGGCAGCCAGGCCGGTGTCATCACCGACTCCGTCCACAACAAAGCGCGGATCATCGACGTCACGCCGGGCCGCATCCGGAACTCGATCGACGAGGGCAACATCGCCATCGTCGCCGGGTTCCAGGGTGTGAGCCAGGAGGGCAAGAACATCACCACGCTCGGTCGTGGTGGATCCGACACGACCGCTGTCGCCCTCGCGGCCGCGCTCGACGCCGAGGTCTGCGAGATCTACACGGATGTCGATGGTGTCTTCACCGCCGACCCCCGTGTGGTGAAGAAGGCCCAGAAGATCGACTGGATCTCGTTCGAGGACATGCTGGAGCTCGCGAGCTCCGGGTCCAAGGTGCTGCTCCACCGCTGTGTGGAGTACGCCCGTCGTTACAACATCCCGATCCACGTCAGGTCGTCCTTCAGTGGACTTCAGGGCACGTGGGTCAGCAACGAACCGCAAGGGGACCGCAAGGTGGAGCAGGCCATCATCTCCGGTGTCGCGCACGACACCTCGGAGGCCAAGATCACGGTCGTCGGCGTGCCGGACAAGCCCGGTGAGGCCGCCTCGATCTTCCGCGCCATCGCGGACTCCGGCGTCAACATCGACATGATCGTCCAGAACGTCTCGGCCGCTTCGACCGGGCTCACGGACATCTCGTTCACGCTGCCCAAGGCCGAGGGCCGCAAGGCGATCGACGCGCTGGAGAAGACGCGCTCGGCCATCGGCTTCGACTCCCTTCGCTACGACGACCAGATCGCCAAGATCTCGCTGGTCGGCGCGGGTATGAAGACGAACCCCGGCGTCACCGCCGCCTTCTTCGAGGCGCTCAGCGACGCGGGCGTGAACATCGAGCTGATCTCGACCTCCGAGATCCGCATCTCGGTCGTGACCCGCGCCGATGACGCGAACGAGTCCGTGCGCGCCGTGCACACCGCCTTCGGCCTCGACTCCGACACGGACGA from Streptomyces sp. BA2 encodes:
- a CDS encoding aspartate kinase; protein product: MSLVVQKYGGSSVADAEGIKRVAKRIVDAKKNGHQVVVVVSAMGDTTDELIDLAGQVSPIPAGREFDMLLTAGERISMALLAMAIKNLGHAAQSFTGSQAGVITDSVHNKARIIDVTPGRIRNSIDEGNIAIVAGFQGVSQEGKNITTLGRGGSDTTAVALAAALDAEVCEIYTDVDGVFTADPRVVKKAQKIDWISFEDMLELASSGSKVLLHRCVEYARRYNIPIHVRSSFSGLQGTWVSNEPQGDRKVEQAIISGVAHDTSEAKITVVGVPDKPGEAASIFRAIADSGVNIDMIVQNVSAASTGLTDISFTLPKAEGRKAIDALEKTRSAIGFDSLRYDDQIAKISLVGAGMKTNPGVTAAFFEALSDAGVNIELISTSEIRISVVTRADDANESVRAVHTAFGLDSDTDEAVVYGGTGR